A single region of the Streptomyces sp. AM 4-1-1 genome encodes:
- a CDS encoding FABP family protein: MIEIPSDLHPDLVPLAFLLGNWAGAGVSDFPGDEKCNFGQEVTFGHDGRDFLEYVSHSWVLDADGNKVKPLESESGYWRIDKDRKVEVVMVRDQGVIEIWYGELAHQKPQIDLVTDAVARTAASGPYSGGKRLYGYVNSDLMWVGEKSTPDVELRPYMSAHLKKVVTPEEVEAMAKSLGDLPDDGIAFFK, from the coding sequence ATGATCGAGATCCCGTCCGACCTCCACCCGGACCTCGTCCCGCTGGCCTTCCTCCTCGGCAACTGGGCGGGCGCGGGCGTGTCCGACTTCCCCGGTGACGAGAAGTGCAACTTCGGTCAGGAAGTCACCTTCGGCCACGACGGCCGGGACTTCCTGGAGTACGTATCGCACAGCTGGGTGCTCGACGCCGACGGCAACAAGGTCAAGCCGCTGGAGTCCGAGTCCGGCTACTGGCGCATCGACAAGGACCGCAAGGTCGAGGTCGTCATGGTCCGCGACCAGGGCGTCATCGAGATCTGGTACGGCGAGCTGGCCCACCAGAAGCCGCAGATCGACCTCGTCACCGACGCGGTGGCGCGGACCGCGGCCTCCGGCCCGTACAGCGGTGGCAAGCGGCTTTACGGCTATGTGAACAGCGACCTGATGTGGGTCGGCGAGAAGTCGACGCCCGACGTCGAGCTGCGTCCGTACATGTCCGCGCACCTGAAGAAGGTCGTCACCCCGGAAGAGGTCGAGGCGATGGCGAAGAGCCTCGGTGACCTGCCGGACGACGGCATCGCGTTCTTCAAGTAG
- a CDS encoding DUF3099 domain-containing protein has product MYARRRRGYFLMMGACVVLFVSAWAFVRLWSVPAAIAMCVVAMVIPPAAAIVANRRGPDDRWWDENDDDRNAPEGGGGRNAGNPQNPGNGGRRRR; this is encoded by the coding sequence ATGTACGCCCGACGCCGTCGTGGTTACTTCCTGATGATGGGCGCATGCGTCGTCCTCTTCGTCTCCGCCTGGGCCTTCGTCCGGCTCTGGTCGGTGCCCGCGGCCATCGCCATGTGCGTGGTCGCCATGGTCATCCCGCCCGCCGCGGCGATCGTCGCCAACCGGCGCGGGCCCGACGACCGCTGGTGGGACGAGAACGACGACGACCGGAACGCTCCCGAGGGCGGGGGCGGCAGGAACGCCGGGAATCCTCAGAACCCCGGGAACGGCGGGAGACGCCGGCGGTAG
- a CDS encoding DUF1416 domain-containing protein produces the protein MCGAKAGGPDASTIKPGETTIQGSVTRDGEPVTGYVRLLDSTGEFTAEVPTSATGQFRFYAAEGTWTLRALVPGGSADRTVVAQTGGLSEVAIAV, from the coding sequence ATGTGTGGAGCAAAGGCCGGCGGCCCCGACGCTTCGACGATCAAGCCCGGTGAGACCACCATCCAGGGCAGCGTGACCCGCGACGGCGAGCCCGTCACCGGTTACGTGCGCCTCCTGGACTCGACCGGCGAGTTCACCGCCGAGGTCCCGACCTCGGCGACGGGGCAGTTCCGCTTCTACGCCGCCGAGGGCACCTGGACGCTGCGCGCGCTCGTCCCGGGCGGCAGCGCCGACCGCACGGTCGTGGCGCAGACGGGTGGCCTCTCCGAGGTCGCCATCGCCGTCTGA
- a CDS encoding sulfurtransferase yields the protein MSRSDVLVDADWVEAHIDDPKVAIVEVDEDTSAYEKNHIKNAIRIDWTKDLQDPVRRDFVDQAGFEKLLSEKGIANDTTVVLYGGNNNWFASYAFWYFKLYGHQDVRLLDGGRKKWELDSRDLVDAVPTRPATQYKAKPQDESIRAYRDDVVKAIGSLNLVDVRSPDEFSGKLLAPAHLPQEQSQKPGHVPSARNIPWSKNANDDGTFKSDDELRALYEAEQVDLAKDTIAYCRIGERSALTWFVLHELLGQENVKNYDGSWTEYGSLVGVPIELGANK from the coding sequence ATGAGCCGCAGTGACGTCCTGGTAGACGCCGACTGGGTCGAGGCCCACATCGACGACCCGAAGGTCGCCATCGTCGAGGTCGACGAGGACACCTCGGCCTACGAGAAGAACCACATCAAGAACGCGATCCGGATCGACTGGACGAAGGACCTCCAGGACCCGGTCCGCCGTGACTTCGTCGACCAGGCCGGCTTCGAGAAGCTCCTCTCGGAGAAGGGCATCGCGAACGACACCACGGTCGTGCTCTACGGCGGCAACAACAACTGGTTCGCCTCCTACGCCTTCTGGTACTTCAAGCTCTACGGCCACCAGGACGTCCGCCTCCTCGACGGTGGGCGCAAGAAGTGGGAGCTGGACTCCCGCGACCTGGTCGACGCCGTCCCGACGCGTCCGGCCACGCAGTACAAGGCCAAGCCGCAGGACGAGTCGATCCGCGCCTACCGCGACGACGTCGTCAAGGCGATCGGCAGCCTCAACCTGGTCGACGTGCGCTCGCCCGACGAGTTCAGCGGCAAGCTGCTCGCCCCGGCGCACCTGCCCCAGGAGCAGTCGCAGAAGCCCGGCCACGTGCCGAGCGCCCGCAACATCCCGTGGTCGAAGAACGCCAACGACGACGGCACCTTCAAGTCGGACGACGAGCTGCGCGCCCTCTACGAGGCCGAGCAGGTCGACCTGGCGAAGGACACCATCGCGTACTGCCGCATCGGTGAGCGTTCCGCCCTGACCTGGTTCGTGCTGCACGAGCTGCTCGGCCAGGAGAACGTCAAGAACTACGACGGTTCGTGGACCGAGTACGGCTCCCTCGTGGGTGTGCCGATCGAGCTCGGCGCCAACAAGTAA
- a CDS encoding DUF2993 domain-containing protein: MRGLRILLIIVVILGGLFVAADRAAVYFAESEIKDRIQISGGSTESKDVSIKGFPFLTQVVSGGLDEVEVDLKGVSTTTSGHPTRISTMKIQLHDVKLANGFTSATAARATGKAVISYEDLTKAADEEVSVAYGGNGKVKVTGTVAVMDRPVSRSVLSTVTLADGNVIRVHADKVPGEGIPGLEDLVRSKSDFNRTISGLPSGLNLEKVEVTPEGLEVSVSGTDVRLAG; the protein is encoded by the coding sequence ATGCGCGGACTTCGAATACTGCTGATCATCGTGGTGATCCTGGGCGGACTCTTCGTGGCGGCCGACCGGGCGGCGGTGTACTTCGCCGAGTCGGAGATCAAGGACCGCATCCAGATCTCCGGTGGGTCGACGGAGTCGAAGGACGTCTCGATCAAGGGCTTCCCCTTCCTGACCCAGGTCGTGAGCGGCGGTCTCGACGAGGTCGAGGTCGACCTCAAGGGCGTCTCGACCACCACCTCGGGCCACCCCACCCGCATCAGCACGATGAAGATCCAGCTGCACGACGTGAAGCTGGCCAACGGCTTCACCAGCGCCACCGCCGCCCGCGCCACGGGCAAGGCCGTCATCTCGTACGAGGACCTCACGAAGGCGGCCGACGAGGAAGTCTCCGTCGCCTACGGCGGCAACGGCAAGGTGAAGGTCACCGGCACGGTCGCGGTCATGGACCGCCCGGTCTCGCGCAGCGTGCTCTCCACCGTCACCCTGGCCGACGGCAACGTCATCCGGGTCCACGCGGACAAGGTGCCGGGCGAGGGCATCCCCGGCCTGGAGGACCTGGTCCGCTCGAAGAGCGACTTCAACCGCACGATCAGCGGTCTGCCGAGCGGGCTGAACCTGGAGAAGGTCGAGGTCACTCCGGAGGGCCTGGAGGTCTCGGTGTCGGGTACGGATGTCCGGCTGGCCGGCTGA
- a CDS encoding MoaD/ThiS family protein yields the protein MAAVTIRYWAAAKAAAGTAEEPYAAVTLADALDAVRRRHPGELTRVLPRCSFLIDGDPVGTRGHETVRLAEGGTVEVLPPFAGG from the coding sequence ATGGCAGCGGTGACCATCCGCTACTGGGCCGCGGCGAAGGCCGCCGCGGGGACCGCGGAGGAGCCGTACGCGGCTGTCACACTCGCCGACGCGCTCGACGCGGTGCGCCGACGGCACCCGGGCGAGCTGACCCGCGTACTGCCCAGGTGCTCGTTCCTGATCGACGGCGATCCCGTGGGTACGCGTGGCCATGAGACCGTACGCCTTGCCGAGGGCGGCACGGTCGAGGTGCTCCCGCCGTTCGCAGGAGGGTGA
- a CDS encoding alpha/beta fold hydrolase, with translation MAHMSSATEGRFRRTPVRTITPGPRRTVLHAADGVPVEALYEPCTRSVEDVAGAGARAGAGAGAEGGDAGTAIVIAHGFTGSVDRPAVRRAARVFAQRAAVVTFSFRGHGGSGGRSTVGDREVLDLAAAVAWARELGHRRVVTVGFSMGGSVVLRHAALYRGAEPVTDGPVAGDGRHGGRTEAWEGAQAPACARGEGEGGRGGDGDGRGDGKGASGNGGGGGGQGGDGDGRGDRVGPVGLDGPNGPDGLGGRDVSAVVGAEAGAGPGAEAGCGVDAVVAVSAPARWYYRGTAPMRRLHWVVTRPAGRLVGRYGLRTRIDRRGWDPVPLSPVDAVPLIAPTPLLIVHGDRDPYFPVDHPRMLAEAARGHARLWLEPGMGHAENAADETLLTRIADWLATA, from the coding sequence ATAGCCCACATGAGTTCCGCCACCGAGGGCCGGTTCCGGCGCACGCCCGTCCGCACGATCACGCCCGGACCCCGGCGCACGGTGCTGCACGCGGCCGACGGGGTGCCCGTGGAGGCGCTGTACGAGCCCTGTACGAGGAGTGTCGAGGACGTTGCCGGCGCGGGTGCGCGGGCGGGTGCCGGTGCCGGGGCGGAGGGGGGCGACGCGGGTACGGCGATCGTGATCGCGCACGGCTTCACCGGGTCGGTCGACCGGCCCGCCGTGCGGCGCGCGGCGCGGGTGTTCGCCCAGCGTGCGGCGGTGGTGACGTTCTCCTTCCGGGGACACGGCGGCTCCGGCGGCCGGTCGACCGTGGGCGACCGCGAGGTCCTGGATCTGGCGGCGGCGGTGGCCTGGGCGCGCGAACTCGGGCACCGCAGGGTGGTGACGGTGGGCTTCTCGATGGGCGGTTCGGTGGTGCTGCGCCACGCCGCGCTGTACCGGGGGGCGGAGCCGGTGACAGACGGCCCCGTGGCGGGCGACGGAAGACATGGGGGGCGTACCGAAGCGTGGGAGGGGGCGCAGGCACCGGCTTGTGCGCGCGGCGAGGGGGAAGGCGGGCGCGGTGGCGACGGTGACGGGCGCGGGGACGGGAAAGGCGCGAGCGGGAACGGGGGAGGGGGAGGCGGGCAAGGTGGCGACGGTGACGGGCGCGGGGATCGCGTCGGTCCGGTCGGGCTGGACGGTCCGAACGGCCCGGACGGTTTGGGCGGTCGGGACGTGAGCGCGGTGGTGGGAGCGGAGGCCGGGGCGGGTCCGGGTGCGGAAGCGGGTTGCGGCGTGGACGCGGTGGTCGCCGTGAGCGCTCCGGCCCGCTGGTACTACCGGGGTACGGCCCCGATGCGCCGCCTGCACTGGGTGGTCACCCGGCCCGCCGGACGGCTCGTCGGCCGGTACGGCCTGCGTACCCGGATCGACCGCCGGGGATGGGACCCCGTACCGCTCTCACCGGTCGACGCGGTCCCGCTGATCGCGCCGACCCCGCTGCTGATCGTGCACGGCGACCGCGATCCGTACTTCCCGGTCGACCATCCGAGGATGCTGGCCGAAGCCGCCCGGGGCCACGCGCGGCTCTGGCTGGAGCCCGGCATGGGCCATGCGGAGAACGCGGCGGACGAGACCTTGCTCACCCGGATCGCCGACTGGCTGGCGACGGCGTGA
- a CDS encoding response regulator transcription factor, translating to MSSLLLLTNALQPSTEVLPALGLLLHSVRVAPAEGAALLDTPSADVVLIDGRRDLPQVRSLCQLLRSTGPGCPLLLVVTEGGLAAVTADWGMDDVLLDTAGPAEVEARLRLATGRQQNTSDDSPMEIRNGDLSVDEATYSAKLKGRVLDLTFKEFELLKYLAQHPGRVFTRAQLLQEVWGYDYFGGTRTVDVHVRRLRAKFGPEHESLIGTVRNVGYRFVVPEKVERAGEDAKARAADSAEARTAGGAGTRAAGGAASRSAV from the coding sequence ATGAGTTCACTGCTGCTGCTGACGAATGCCCTCCAACCGTCGACGGAGGTGCTTCCCGCCCTCGGCCTCCTGCTGCACAGCGTGCGCGTGGCCCCGGCCGAGGGTGCGGCCCTCCTCGACACCCCCAGCGCCGATGTCGTCCTGATCGACGGCCGCCGCGATCTGCCGCAGGTGCGGTCCCTCTGCCAGCTGCTGCGGTCCACGGGACCCGGCTGTCCGCTGCTGCTCGTCGTGACGGAGGGCGGCCTCGCCGCGGTGACCGCCGACTGGGGCATGGACGACGTCCTGCTGGACACGGCGGGTCCCGCCGAGGTCGAGGCCCGGCTGCGGCTGGCGACCGGCCGGCAGCAGAACACCTCCGACGACAGCCCGATGGAGATCCGCAACGGGGACCTGTCGGTCGACGAGGCCACGTACAGCGCGAAGCTCAAGGGCCGGGTCCTGGACCTGACCTTCAAGGAGTTCGAGCTGCTGAAGTACCTCGCCCAGCACCCCGGCCGCGTCTTCACCCGGGCCCAGCTGCTCCAGGAGGTCTGGGGCTACGACTACTTCGGCGGTACGCGGACGGTCGACGTCCATGTCCGGCGGCTGCGCGCCAAGTTCGGCCCGGAGCACGAGTCGCTGATCGGTACGGTCCGCAACGTCGGCTACCGCTTCGTCGTCCCGGAGAAGGTGGAGCGGGCCGGCGAGGACGCCAAGGCGAGGGCCGCCGACAGCGCCGAGGCACGGACCGCCGGAGGAGCCGGGACGCGGGCCGCCGGAGGAGCCGCGAGCCGTTCCGCGGTGTAG
- a CDS encoding LacI family DNA-binding transcriptional regulator, protein MAKVTRDDVARLAGTSTAVVSYVINNGPRPVAPATRERVLAAIKELGYRPDRVAQAMASRRTDLIGMIVPDARQPFFAEMAHAVEQAAAERGKMVLVGNSDYRDEREVHYLRAFLGMRVSGLILVSQGPSERAAAEIEAWDARVVLLHERPEAIDDVAVVTDDVGGAQLATRHLLEHGHAYVACLGGMESTPVVGDPVADHVEGWRRAMHEAGRSTEGRLFQAPYNRYDAYQVALKLLAGPDRPPAIFCATDDQAFGVLRAARELRIDVPEGLAVAGFDDVKEAGLTDPPLTTVFSDRPAMARAAVDLVLDDALRVSGSRRERLKQFPSALVVRRSCGCGEPVQPWTPSV, encoded by the coding sequence GTGGCCAAGGTGACGCGGGACGATGTGGCAAGGCTGGCGGGGACGTCCACCGCGGTGGTCAGCTATGTCATCAACAACGGGCCGAGGCCGGTCGCCCCGGCCACGCGCGAGCGGGTGCTCGCCGCGATCAAGGAGCTGGGTTACCGGCCCGACCGGGTCGCGCAGGCGATGGCCTCCCGGCGGACCGACCTGATAGGGATGATCGTCCCCGACGCCCGTCAGCCGTTCTTCGCGGAGATGGCGCACGCGGTCGAACAGGCCGCCGCCGAGCGCGGAAAGATGGTCCTCGTCGGCAACTCCGACTACCGCGACGAGCGCGAGGTCCACTATCTGCGGGCCTTCCTCGGGATGCGGGTCTCCGGGCTGATCCTGGTCAGCCAGGGACCCAGCGAGCGGGCCGCGGCCGAGATCGAGGCGTGGGACGCCCGGGTGGTGCTGCTCCACGAGCGGCCCGAGGCGATCGACGACGTGGCCGTGGTGACGGACGACGTCGGCGGGGCGCAGCTCGCCACCCGGCACCTGCTGGAGCACGGCCACGCGTACGTCGCCTGCCTCGGCGGCATGGAGTCGACCCCGGTGGTCGGCGACCCGGTGGCCGACCACGTCGAGGGCTGGCGCCGGGCGATGCACGAGGCGGGGCGTTCGACGGAGGGCCGGCTGTTCCAGGCCCCGTACAACCGTTACGACGCCTACCAGGTGGCGCTCAAGCTGCTGGCCGGGCCGGACAGGCCGCCGGCCATCTTCTGCGCGACGGACGACCAGGCGTTCGGTGTGCTGCGGGCGGCGCGCGAGCTGCGGATCGACGTGCCGGAGGGGCTGGCGGTGGCCGGTTTCGACGACGTGAAGGAAGCGGGACTGACCGATCCGCCGCTGACGACCGTCTTCTCGGACCGCCCCGCGATGGCACGGGCCGCCGTGGACCTGGTGCTCGACGACGCGCTGAGGGTGTCGGGGTCGCGGCGTGAGCGGCTGAAGCAGTTCCCCTCGGCGCTGGTGGTACGGCGTTCGTGCGGATGCGGCGAACCGGTCCAGCCGTGGACACCGTCCGTGTGA
- a CDS encoding trypsin-like peptidase domain-containing protein — MTESQRPSGEHTAQQQSSSTHSPDSAYAPGAGQTPYPPYGDAAYPPPPPYEPARPIAAGPGTTVWPGPGPGPEAGAGYGGGNNGGGGHGLPYAPLVPAGPTPPKRAGRARGPVALLAAVAIAAAVVGGGSATLVAQLTDHGTHSTASGSVVSGTTVSQSSAGTVAGVAKAVSPAIVEIGATSTAGESTGSGVVVTADGEIVTNNHVVSGAASIQVTMSTGRTYTAEIVGTDPDKDLALIKLKGASGLKTAALGDSSSVRVGDQVVAIGSPEGLTGTVTSGIVSALDRDVTVAKEESRSSQEQQEQQGQGGGDGWPFEFGGQQFNGDTGTSKTTYKAIQTDASLNPGNSGGALINMNGEIIGINSAMYSPSSSGGSTGSAAGSVGLGFAIPVDTVKADLKTLRAGDGI, encoded by the coding sequence ATGACTGAGAGCCAGCGCCCGAGCGGCGAGCACACCGCGCAGCAGCAGTCCTCCTCCACGCACTCCCCGGACTCCGCGTATGCGCCGGGTGCCGGGCAGACCCCGTACCCGCCCTATGGAGACGCGGCCTACCCGCCGCCGCCCCCGTACGAGCCCGCTCGGCCGATCGCCGCCGGACCCGGGACCACCGTCTGGCCGGGGCCGGGGCCGGGGCCGGAGGCGGGCGCCGGGTACGGCGGCGGGAACAACGGAGGCGGCGGCCACGGACTCCCGTACGCCCCGCTCGTCCCCGCGGGCCCCACTCCCCCGAAGCGTGCCGGGCGGGCCCGGGGCCCGGTGGCGCTGCTCGCCGCCGTGGCCATCGCCGCGGCGGTGGTCGGCGGCGGCAGCGCGACCCTCGTCGCGCAGCTCACCGACCACGGCACGCACAGCACGGCCTCCGGCAGTGTCGTCAGCGGCACCACCGTCTCGCAGAGCAGCGCGGGGACCGTCGCCGGGGTCGCGAAGGCGGTGTCGCCCGCGATCGTCGAGATCGGTGCGACGTCGACGGCCGGCGAGTCGACCGGTTCGGGTGTGGTCGTCACCGCCGACGGCGAGATCGTCACCAACAACCACGTCGTCTCCGGCGCCGCGTCGATCCAGGTGACCATGAGCACCGGCAGGACGTACACCGCGGAGATCGTCGGCACCGACCCCGACAAGGACCTCGCGCTCATCAAGCTCAAGGGCGCCAGTGGGCTGAAGACGGCCGCGCTCGGCGACTCCTCCTCGGTCCGGGTCGGCGACCAGGTCGTCGCGATCGGCTCGCCCGAGGGCCTGACCGGCACGGTCACCAGCGGCATCGTCTCCGCGCTCGACCGCGATGTCACGGTCGCCAAGGAGGAGTCGCGGAGCAGCCAGGAGCAGCAGGAGCAGCAGGGCCAGGGCGGCGGGGACGGCTGGCCGTTCGAGTTCGGCGGGCAGCAGTTCAACGGGGACACGGGTACGTCGAAGACCACGTACAAGGCCATCCAGACCGACGCCTCGCTGAACCCGGGTAACTCCGGTGGCGCCCTCATCAACATGAACGGCGAGATCATCGGTATCAACTCCGCGATGTACTCGCCGAGTTCGTCCGGAGGCTCGACCGGTTCCGCCGCGGGCAGCGTCGGCCTCGGCTTCGCGATCCCGGTCGACACGGTCAAGGCGGACCTGAAGACGCTGCGGGCGGGCGACGGCATCTGA
- a CDS encoding response regulator transcription factor, with amino-acid sequence MSHAEDDPQRILIVDDEPAVREALQRSLAFEGYGTEVAVDGLDALARAESYAPDLIVLDIQMPRMDGLTAARRIRSTGSTTPILMLTARDTVGDRVTGLDAGADDYLVKPFELDELFARIRALLRRSSYATAGGGDLPDDNVLSFADLRMDLATREVTRGTRRVELTRTEFTLLEMFLAHPRQVLTREQILKAVWGFDFEPSSNSLDVYVMYLRRKTEAGGEPRLVHTVRGVGYALRATGGGEG; translated from the coding sequence ATGAGCCACGCCGAAGACGATCCGCAGCGCATCCTGATCGTCGACGACGAGCCCGCCGTGCGCGAGGCCCTGCAACGCAGCCTGGCGTTCGAGGGATACGGCACCGAGGTCGCCGTCGACGGCCTCGACGCCCTCGCCAGGGCGGAGTCGTACGCCCCCGACCTGATCGTCCTCGACATCCAGATGCCGCGGATGGACGGCCTCACCGCCGCCCGCCGCATCCGCTCCACCGGCAGCACCACCCCCATCCTGATGCTCACCGCCCGCGACACCGTCGGCGACCGGGTCACCGGGCTCGACGCGGGCGCCGACGACTATCTCGTCAAGCCGTTCGAGCTGGACGAGCTGTTCGCCCGCATCCGCGCCCTGCTGCGCCGCAGCTCGTACGCGACGGCGGGCGGCGGCGACCTCCCCGACGACAACGTGCTGTCCTTCGCCGATCTGCGGATGGACCTGGCGACCCGCGAGGTCACGCGCGGGACGCGCCGGGTGGAGCTGACCCGTACGGAGTTCACCCTGCTGGAGATGTTCCTGGCCCACCCGCGCCAGGTGCTCACCCGCGAACAGATCCTCAAGGCGGTGTGGGGCTTCGACTTCGAGCCCAGCTCCAACTCCCTGGACGTGTACGTGATGTACCTGCGCCGCAAGACGGAGGCCGGGGGCGAACCACGCCTGGTGCACACCGTCCGGGGCGTGGGGTACGCGCTGCGCGCCACGGGCGGCGGTGAGGGGTGA
- a CDS encoding HAMP domain-containing sensor histidine kinase, with the protein MTGLQRRFRALPLRSRLALLVATAVAMAVAAVAVACWFVTKAQLDEQLDSSLRDVTADTRYVQEQLRNCGGTDNSPVPPPQGSYVVQIIDASGTVCAAPNSSPIPVTQEDIEVAARSRGDALHSAKNAAGKEMRVHTYPYPSGDPQSNSRLAVSIARPLSEIDQPLSTLAWVLLLTSGIGVLGAGAAGLWVARTGLRPVDELTGAVEHVARTEDLTVRIPVEGEDEIARLSRSFNSMTASLASSRDRQAQLIADAGHELRTPLTSLRTNVELLARSDETGRAIPPDDRKALMTSVKAQMTELASLIGDLQELARPDATHPGPLQVVALHDIVDAALRRARLRGPELTIEADLSPWYVRAEPADLERAIVNILDNAVKFSPSGGTIEVTLRSGALTVRDHGPGIPAEDLPHVFERFWRSPSARQLPGSGLGLSIVARTVQQSGGEIALRPAGGGGTEATIRLPGAPQPPPTTMP; encoded by the coding sequence GTGACCGGGCTCCAGCGCCGGTTCCGCGCGCTTCCGCTCCGTTCCCGACTGGCGCTGCTGGTCGCCACCGCCGTGGCGATGGCGGTCGCCGCCGTCGCCGTGGCGTGCTGGTTCGTCACCAAGGCCCAGCTCGACGAACAACTGGACTCCTCGCTGCGTGACGTCACCGCCGACACCCGGTACGTGCAGGAACAGTTGCGCAACTGCGGGGGGACGGACAACTCGCCCGTGCCGCCGCCGCAGGGCTCGTACGTCGTACAGATCATCGACGCGTCCGGCACGGTGTGCGCGGCGCCCAACTCCTCGCCGATCCCCGTGACCCAGGAGGACATCGAGGTCGCGGCCCGAAGCCGGGGCGACGCCCTGCACTCGGCGAAGAACGCCGCGGGCAAGGAGATGCGGGTCCACACCTATCCGTACCCGTCGGGCGATCCCCAGTCCAACAGCAGGCTCGCCGTCTCCATCGCCCGTCCCCTGAGCGAGATCGACCAGCCGCTGTCCACGCTCGCGTGGGTGCTGTTGCTGACCTCCGGCATCGGCGTACTGGGCGCGGGCGCGGCCGGCCTCTGGGTCGCCCGCACCGGGCTGCGCCCGGTCGACGAACTGACCGGGGCAGTCGAGCACGTGGCCCGTACCGAGGACCTGACCGTCCGCATCCCGGTCGAGGGCGAGGACGAGATCGCCCGGCTGTCACGCTCGTTCAACTCGATGACCGCCTCACTCGCCTCCTCCCGCGACCGGCAGGCCCAGTTGATCGCGGACGCCGGACACGAACTGCGCACCCCGCTCACCTCCCTGCGCACGAACGTCGAACTGCTCGCCCGCAGCGACGAGACCGGCCGGGCCATCCCGCCGGACGACCGCAAGGCGCTGATGACGTCCGTCAAGGCGCAGATGACCGAACTGGCCTCGCTCATCGGCGACCTCCAGGAACTGGCCCGCCCGGACGCCACTCACCCCGGTCCGCTCCAGGTCGTCGCGCTGCACGACATCGTGGACGCGGCCCTGCGCCGGGCCAGGCTGCGCGGCCCCGAACTGACGATCGAAGCCGACCTGTCACCGTGGTACGTCCGCGCGGAACCGGCCGACCTGGAGCGCGCGATCGTCAACATCCTGGACAACGCGGTGAAGTTCAGCCCGTCCGGCGGCACGATCGAGGTCACCCTGCGGTCCGGTGCGCTGACGGTACGGGACCACGGCCCCGGCATCCCGGCCGAAGACCTCCCCCACGTCTTCGAACGCTTCTGGCGCTCCCCGTCCGCCCGCCAACTCCCCGGCTCCGGCCTGGGCCTGTCGATCGTGGCCCGCACGGTCCAGCAGTCGGGCGGCGAGATCGCCCTCCGCCCGGCGGGCGGCGGCGGCACGGAGGCCACGATCCGGCTGCCGGGCGCCCCGCAACCGCCGCCGACGACGATGCCGTGA
- a CDS encoding sulfotransferase domain-containing protein, protein MTRDQHHGLRDRISDLHEENIAVLGDRDVVIASFGGAGQSLVGNILLELGLNYVDAYTERLSPDGTGRPVEEHAEWRRRLAASHTKDSAHASGRRPWPRFVKTHLPPGHFGDRPLLGSWILVRDPRDALYSRYRFRVDYAQDPADTAAGTFENWLHRPGPAGLKPVDDWNHFYDTWLDATAVHRRHTTTRFEDIKAAPSTTICRALREFGVMARPQQVAAAVERSSFTAMRAHEERNSGSESAPGRQQHIMRRGKPGEWREWMTPRLMTCFSAPRTRSVAARFGYRPAEA, encoded by the coding sequence ATGACCCGCGACCAGCACCACGGCCTCCGTGACCGCATCAGCGACCTCCACGAGGAGAACATCGCCGTACTGGGCGACAGAGACGTGGTGATAGCCAGTTTCGGCGGCGCGGGCCAGTCGCTGGTCGGCAACATCCTGCTGGAGCTGGGGCTCAACTACGTCGACGCCTACACCGAGCGGCTGTCGCCCGACGGCACCGGCCGGCCGGTGGAGGAGCACGCCGAATGGCGCCGGCGTCTGGCCGCCAGCCACACGAAGGACTCAGCGCACGCGTCGGGCCGTCGGCCGTGGCCCCGGTTCGTGAAGACCCACCTTCCCCCCGGCCACTTCGGCGACCGCCCTCTGCTCGGGTCGTGGATTCTCGTCCGGGACCCCCGGGACGCCCTCTACTCGCGATACCGCTTCCGCGTCGACTACGCCCAGGACCCGGCGGACACGGCGGCGGGAACCTTCGAGAACTGGCTCCACCGCCCGGGGCCGGCCGGCCTGAAGCCGGTCGACGACTGGAACCACTTCTACGACACGTGGCTCGACGCGACCGCCGTCCACCGGCGTCACACGACGACACGCTTCGAGGACATCAAGGCCGCCCCCTCGACAACGATCTGCCGCGCCCTGCGGGAGTTCGGTGTGATGGCTCGGCCTCAGCAGGTCGCCGCGGCGGTCGAGCGCAGCTCCTTCACCGCCATGCGCGCCCACGAGGAACGCAACAGCGGCTCGGAGAGCGCCCCCGGCCGGCAGCAGCACATCATGCGCAGAGGGAAGCCGGGAGAATGGCGGGAGTGGATGACCCCGCGGCTGATGACGTGCTTCTCCGCACCGCGGACGCGGTCCGTGGCGGCCCGGTTCGGTTACCGGCCGGCGGAGGCGTGA